In the Leptospira selangorensis genome, one interval contains:
- a CDS encoding LIC12806 family lipoprotein yields the protein MKYSFSILLLTFLGCGIKPVPPPAGQFCEPMLKNTQCVYLDFRNSKAILEDKEYPMKSTSILNFSYKVDEVFYEVEVLNENRVKITGTNGFQKTLLKLKDKDERKKEYAKLWKAIKDLF from the coding sequence ATGAAATATTCTTTCTCTATTTTACTTTTAACTTTTTTAGGATGTGGAATAAAGCCGGTTCCACCTCCCGCAGGACAATTCTGCGAGCCGATGCTTAAAAACACACAATGTGTGTATCTGGACTTCAGAAACTCTAAGGCGATCTTAGAGGATAAAGAATATCCAATGAAGTCCACAAGTATCTTGAATTTTTCTTATAAAGTGGACGAAGTATTCTACGAAGTAGAAGTTCTGAATGAAAACCGAGTAAAGATCACGGGCACAAACGGATTCCAAAAAACATTATTAAAATTGAAAGATAAAGACGAGAGAAAGAAAGAATACGCCAAACTATGGAAGGCAATCAAGGATCTGTTTTAA
- a CDS encoding flagellar hook-length control protein FliK, with the protein MQIRTEGPGREEGYSVSAEPKVSNVSEKTSAPSVSFMDLMKSIQLRSQKVLEEGQKSEIKEERTSELEESKEPELFVRSEEEEVEETDSEEENEKLVRLSEKKIQKAELGETDSEIGEEIDAEFESEELDSPFITQMSIFLAGLESKKEKDIASAANQEESVSPKKIQKHSKEESTKAEQKEEAGNVSALKLNQPEEKRSTKEAKKTPEKESLDEGLKSLEEARKFSKPANEEKILTVLKDSHKENFIPESDNWKITREKKQETLSMVSKNQAAKAAQVEETSKSDTSGKGSGNQDFSQRNGSETTFTLLKAGLGVVEKNQEVSGQNSKTSKTNSGSALDRSQMKENFQRLVQSAKLNIVENGRSEATLRLNPRELGRVSLRITVEDDKVQGKILVESDQVRKLFAGDLEQLRKDFKEQGLDLQSLIVESEDSLRMSWDGQDSSRFFDQEGFGFDASGFSNSSDLEEVPEMDSIENSEFAEKNTDKRLNILV; encoded by the coding sequence ATGCAGATCAGAACGGAAGGACCAGGCAGAGAAGAAGGATATTCGGTATCAGCGGAACCAAAGGTATCTAACGTTTCTGAAAAAACTTCCGCTCCTTCCGTGAGCTTTATGGATCTGATGAAGTCCATTCAACTCCGCTCCCAAAAAGTTTTGGAAGAAGGGCAGAAGTCGGAGATCAAAGAAGAAAGAACTTCCGAATTAGAAGAGTCCAAAGAGCCTGAATTATTTGTAAGATCCGAAGAGGAAGAAGTAGAAGAAACCGATTCCGAAGAAGAGAATGAAAAATTAGTTCGTCTTTCCGAGAAGAAGATCCAAAAGGCGGAATTAGGAGAAACTGATTCTGAGATAGGAGAAGAGATTGATGCAGAATTCGAATCAGAAGAATTAGATTCTCCTTTTATCACTCAGATGAGCATATTCTTGGCGGGACTCGAGTCTAAAAAAGAAAAGGATATCGCGAGCGCTGCAAATCAAGAAGAGTCAGTATCGCCCAAAAAAATCCAGAAACATTCCAAAGAAGAATCTACTAAGGCTGAACAAAAAGAAGAAGCAGGAAATGTTTCTGCTCTAAAATTAAATCAGCCGGAAGAAAAACGTTCTACTAAAGAAGCCAAAAAAACTCCAGAGAAAGAAAGTCTGGACGAAGGTTTAAAAAGTTTGGAAGAAGCGCGTAAATTTTCCAAACCTGCAAACGAAGAAAAGATCCTAACCGTATTAAAAGATTCTCATAAAGAAAATTTTATTCCTGAATCGGATAATTGGAAAATCACTAGAGAGAAAAAACAAGAAACTCTTTCTATGGTTTCCAAAAACCAAGCGGCGAAAGCGGCTCAAGTAGAGGAAACTTCTAAATCGGATACTTCCGGTAAAGGTTCTGGGAATCAGGATTTCTCCCAAAGAAACGGGAGCGAGACCACATTTACCCTTTTAAAAGCCGGCCTTGGGGTAGTGGAGAAGAACCAAGAAGTCTCAGGACAAAATTCTAAAACTTCCAAAACTAATTCGGGTTCCGCTCTGGATCGTTCTCAAATGAAGGAAAACTTCCAGAGATTGGTTCAATCAGCAAAATTGAATATAGTCGAGAATGGCAGATCGGAAGCTACTCTTAGATTGAATCCTAGAGAGTTAGGAAGAGTTTCCTTACGTATCACTGTAGAGGACGATAAGGTCCAAGGTAAAATTTTAGTAGAGTCCGATCAGGTGAGAAAATTATTTGCAGGTGATCTGGAACAACTTCGCAAAGATTTTAAAGAGCAAGGACTAGATCTTCAGTCCTTAATAGTGGAGTCAGAGGATTCATTACGTATGAGTTGGGATGGACAAGATTCTTCCCGATTCTTTGACCAAGAAGGTTTTGGATTTGATGCTTCCGGTTTTTCGAATTCTTCCGATTTGGAAGAAGTTCCAGAAATGGACTCTATAGAAAATTCAGAATTCGCCGAAAAGAATACTGATAAACGCTTAAACATCTTGGTTTAA
- a CDS encoding type II toxin-antitoxin system Phd/YefM family antitoxin: MQLSAAEFKTKCLSLMDRVHETQEEVIITKHGKPVAKLVTIKDSTAARLFGYLKGRIQENEDIVPSLGLRWDADSK; encoded by the coding sequence ATGCAACTTTCCGCTGCCGAATTCAAAACCAAATGTCTAAGCCTAATGGACAGAGTCCACGAAACCCAGGAAGAAGTGATTATCACTAAACATGGAAAACCTGTGGCTAAGCTCGTGACTATCAAGGATAGCACTGCTGCCCGCCTATTCGGTTATCTAAAAGGAAGGATCCAAGAGAATGAAGATATCGTTCCTAGTTTAGGATTACGTTGGGATGCGGATTCTAAATAG
- a CDS encoding flagellar hook capping FlgD N-terminal domain-containing protein produces MPEANAVSNEATRSRYLEGDRSYDLRKHFDKLEKEEKSGLQGIEVRSTAKALGKDDFLKLLITQLSSQDPTNPVKDQDFIAQMAQFSSLEQMNNISQGIGKMTNRQSFSLVGKIVSGPDFVTGENVVGTAGALFFDGEGKSFVRVNGRTVEIDAITLITDPAILNQEEGKAGAPAPKTAGPTGAGSSLNAPVGAPTSQSLQSQQTQQFPETLQNQNDSGFEETSSGAPGWSFPGKPNDSNY; encoded by the coding sequence ATGCCTGAAGCAAACGCGGTTTCTAATGAAGCTACACGTAGCCGTTATCTCGAAGGAGACAGAAGTTACGATTTAAGGAAGCATTTTGATAAATTGGAGAAAGAAGAAAAAAGCGGTCTCCAAGGTATCGAGGTCCGTTCCACTGCGAAAGCATTAGGAAAAGATGATTTTCTAAAACTGTTGATCACTCAACTTTCTTCCCAAGACCCTACCAATCCTGTTAAAGACCAAGACTTTATCGCGCAGATGGCTCAGTTCTCTTCCTTAGAGCAGATGAATAATATCTCCCAAGGGATCGGTAAGATGACCAATCGCCAAAGTTTCTCTCTTGTAGGAAAAATTGTTTCCGGTCCTGATTTTGTGACCGGAGAGAATGTAGTAGGAACTGCAGGAGCATTATTCTTCGACGGAGAAGGTAAATCTTTCGTAAGAGTGAACGGTAGAACTGTAGAAATCGATGCAATCACTTTGATTACTGATCCTGCAATACTCAATCAGGAAGAGGGGAAAGCTGGAGCACCAGCTCCGAAAACTGCAGGACCTACCGGAGCAGGATCTTCTCTTAATGCGCCTGTAGGAGCTCCTACATCGCAATCTTTACAGTCCCAGCAAACACAACAATTTCCAGAAACATTACAAAACCAGAATGATTCCGGTTTTGAAGAAACAAGTTCCGGAGCTCCAGGCTGGAGTTTTCCCGGAAAACCGAACGATAGCAATTATTAA
- a CDS encoding type II toxin-antitoxin system VapC family toxin, with translation MIVLDTHAWIWLMEGDPKIEKEPILRKLYKHIPNRGLFVSEISGWEVGMLVAKKRIQISGTLNRWLQDAYNAPGIQPHHLTPEVIVESVNLPDSFHGDPADRIIVATARVLNAELVTKDKEIIKYGKKGNLKVISI, from the coding sequence ATGATCGTTCTGGATACTCATGCATGGATCTGGCTTATGGAAGGAGATCCTAAAATAGAGAAAGAACCTATTCTTAGGAAATTATATAAGCATATCCCTAATAGAGGGTTATTCGTTTCCGAAATATCCGGTTGGGAAGTGGGAATGCTCGTTGCCAAAAAAAGGATCCAAATCTCCGGAACCTTGAATCGATGGTTGCAAGATGCATATAACGCTCCCGGGATCCAACCTCATCACTTAACTCCGGAAGTAATTGTAGAAAGTGTAAATTTACCTGATTCCTTTCACGGAGATCCGGCGGATAGGATCATCGTAGCAACTGCGAGAGTTCTAAATGCGGAACTTGTTACTAAAGATAAAGAAATCATTAAATACGGTAAAAAAGGAAACCTAAAGGTAATTTCTATATAG
- the flgE gene encoding flagellar hook protein FlgE, which yields MMRSLYSGVSGLKNHQVRMDVIGNNISNVNTHGFKTERVTFQDMISQELRGASEPKENIGGVNPQQVGLGSLIAAIDKIMTQGSLQTTGKNTDVAISGEGFFIVKDGDKQFYTRAGAFNLDKNGYYVNPANGLKVQGWNSRLDEKGNKYINSSASIEDIVIPVYSKEPARATSKVDFRSNLNSSVQAVPPDATPEEITAMINDPDPKARRGHVTTIKVFDDQGAEREFKMEFYKVRENTWKARTSLTDSTQLSVDVAATGGQNTQMPGLTELEFGFTPDGKIVYVSDGTDVMNTGKLSAKVSFKLPGNPQVQSFDLSLGETGMVDGITQFSSDFTTKAVKQDGYTMGYLESFSIDNSGTVTGVYSNGIKQPLARIATAVFNNPAGLDKAGDTMFAFSNNSGEPLIGEAGIAGRGKINAGLLEMSNVDLSDQFTDMIVTQRGFQANSRTITTTDQMLQEVLGLKR from the coding sequence ATGATGAGATCCCTTTATTCAGGAGTTTCCGGTTTAAAAAACCACCAAGTGCGGATGGACGTAATCGGTAACAATATTTCCAACGTGAACACCCACGGTTTTAAAACGGAACGTGTTACTTTCCAGGATATGATCTCCCAAGAGTTAAGAGGAGCTTCTGAGCCTAAGGAAAACATCGGAGGGGTCAACCCTCAACAGGTCGGTCTTGGATCATTGATCGCTGCGATCGATAAGATTATGACCCAAGGTTCTTTGCAAACTACTGGCAAGAACACTGACGTTGCGATTTCTGGAGAAGGTTTCTTTATCGTTAAAGATGGAGACAAACAATTCTATACCAGAGCCGGTGCGTTTAACTTAGATAAGAATGGCTATTATGTAAACCCTGCAAACGGGTTGAAGGTGCAAGGTTGGAATTCCCGCCTCGATGAAAAAGGGAATAAGTATATCAACTCTTCTGCATCTATCGAAGACATCGTAATTCCGGTATATTCTAAAGAACCTGCAAGAGCTACTTCCAAAGTGGATTTCAGATCCAACTTGAATTCTTCCGTGCAAGCAGTTCCGCCTGATGCTACTCCTGAAGAGATCACTGCAATGATCAATGATCCGGATCCTAAGGCGAGAAGAGGGCATGTCACTACTATCAAGGTTTTTGATGACCAAGGTGCTGAGAGAGAATTCAAAATGGAATTCTATAAAGTGCGCGAGAATACTTGGAAAGCAAGAACATCCTTAACTGATTCTACTCAACTTTCAGTGGATGTTGCGGCAACAGGTGGACAAAACACTCAAATGCCTGGACTTACCGAGCTTGAGTTCGGATTCACTCCTGACGGAAAGATTGTTTATGTTTCCGATGGAACAGATGTGATGAACACGGGGAAATTGAGCGCGAAAGTTTCTTTCAAACTTCCTGGTAATCCGCAAGTTCAAAGTTTTGATCTTTCTTTAGGCGAGACTGGAATGGTAGACGGGATCACCCAATTTTCTTCCGACTTTACTACTAAAGCAGTGAAACAAGACGGATATACTATGGGATATCTGGAGTCTTTCTCCATTGATAATTCCGGAACTGTTACAGGTGTTTATTCCAACGGTATTAAACAACCTTTAGCAAGAATTGCGACTGCAGTCTTTAATAACCCGGCTGGTTTGGATAAGGCTGGAGATACAATGTTTGCATTCTCCAATAACTCGGGTGAACCTTTGATCGGAGAAGCCGGTATTGCAGGTAGAGGAAAGATCAACGCGGGTCTATTAGAAATGTCGAATGTGGATCTTTCTGATCAGTTTACTGATATGATCGTTACTCAAAGAGGTTTCCAAGCGAACTCCAGAACGATCACTACCACGGACCAAATGTTACAGGAAGTCCTGGGTCTGAAACGTTAA
- the carB gene encoding carbamoyl-phosphate synthase large subunit, translating to MPKREDLRSVLILGSGPIVIGQACEFDYSGTQAAKALREKGIRVILLNSNPATIMTDPDLADATYVEPLTVSVVQKILEKEKPDAILPTVGGQTALNLALACHNAGLLEKYNVELIGAKIDAIKKAEDRELFKKAMEKIGVKVPRSGLVTNLKEAAEIKAQIGLPLIVRPAFTLGGTGGGIAYDEETFDEVVGKGLKASPISQVLLEQSVLGWKEFELEVMRDLADNVVIICSIENIDPMGVHTGDSITVAPQQTLSDKEYQNLRDMSISIIREIGVETGGSNIQFAVNPEDGDVIVIEMNPRVSRSSALASKATGFPIAKIAALLSIGYSLDEIKNDITRVTPASFEPSIDYVVTKIPRFAFEKFPGTDDTLGVQMKAVGEAMAIGRTFKESFQKAMRSLEIDRFGFGSDGNFAELVEFHTLSVPQRKERIDSFLRRPNDKRIFYVKKALEEGYSVEQIHNLSKIDPWFLYQFEDLQNLEKEFAQKGNSVLGKLKKAGFSNRQLAFLAKKAEIEKILSTSQTPDKKKAEIGSILKKEEKNLEEVLESSKIEPIYKRIDTCAGEFEAYTPYFYSSYDEEDETNVTSKKSVIILGGGPNRIGQGIEFDYCCCHASFALQDLGVESIMVNSNPETVSTDYDTSDRLYFEPLTLEDVIQIYKKEKPDGVIIQFGGQTPLKLAKDLESRGVPILGTSPDSIDRAEDRKRFAEVLEKLKLISPKNGIATSMEEARKIANNITYPVLVRPSYVLGGRAMLIISEEKELDKYMEKAEEISEDRPLLIDSFLEDAVEVDVDALCDGKDVFIAGIMEHIEEAGIHSGDSACVLPPQSLSKKVLDDIRIATRALALELQVKGLINIQYAVKEEVVYVIEVNPRASRTVPFVSKALGHPIVKYATRIMMGETLKQLPLPKEMAFPTVNVKEAVLPFNKFPGVDTILGPEMRSTGEVMGIADTAGEAFLKSQYMAGEELPSQGTVFVSVNDKDKKDLLKYIKDLSDLGFILIATEGTHKFLSENGILSSKINKVYDNQFPTALDYIRENKIHLILNTPLSRVTRDDSFAIRQAAIRYKIPCLTTASAAKALIKGMIEMTDKGFTIRSLQEIHSSK from the coding sequence ATGCCCAAAAGGGAAGATCTCCGCTCCGTTCTGATCCTGGGATCCGGGCCGATCGTTATCGGCCAAGCCTGTGAATTCGACTATTCCGGCACCCAGGCCGCCAAAGCCCTTCGAGAAAAAGGAATTCGAGTTATTCTTCTCAATTCCAATCCTGCTACTATCATGACTGATCCGGATCTTGCGGATGCCACTTACGTGGAACCTCTGACTGTTTCAGTCGTCCAAAAAATTTTGGAAAAGGAAAAGCCGGATGCGATCCTACCTACTGTAGGAGGTCAAACAGCATTAAACCTTGCATTGGCCTGCCATAACGCTGGATTATTAGAAAAATATAATGTAGAACTTATCGGTGCCAAAATTGACGCGATCAAAAAGGCAGAAGATAGAGAACTATTTAAGAAAGCTATGGAGAAGATCGGGGTTAAAGTTCCTCGCTCCGGGCTCGTGACGAATCTGAAAGAAGCGGCAGAGATCAAGGCTCAAATAGGACTTCCTCTCATCGTAAGACCTGCATTCACTTTGGGTGGAACCGGTGGAGGGATCGCTTATGACGAAGAGACCTTTGACGAAGTGGTCGGAAAAGGTCTTAAGGCTTCTCCTATCAGCCAGGTATTATTAGAACAATCCGTTCTTGGTTGGAAAGAATTTGAGTTAGAGGTCATGAGGGACCTTGCGGATAACGTAGTAATCATTTGTTCTATTGAAAATATAGATCCTATGGGAGTTCATACCGGGGACTCTATCACAGTTGCTCCTCAACAGACACTTTCCGATAAGGAATACCAAAATTTAAGGGATATGTCCATCAGTATCATCCGAGAGATCGGAGTGGAAACAGGCGGATCCAATATCCAATTCGCAGTGAATCCAGAAGACGGCGATGTGATCGTGATCGAGATGAACCCTCGTGTTTCCAGATCTTCCGCACTTGCTTCTAAGGCGACTGGATTCCCTATCGCAAAGATAGCTGCGTTACTCTCCATCGGATATTCCTTGGATGAGATCAAAAACGATATTACAAGAGTTACTCCTGCTTCTTTCGAACCATCTATCGACTATGTGGTGACAAAGATCCCTAGATTTGCTTTTGAGAAGTTCCCTGGTACGGACGATACACTCGGAGTCCAGATGAAAGCCGTGGGAGAAGCCATGGCAATCGGAAGAACTTTCAAAGAAAGTTTCCAGAAGGCGATGCGCTCCCTTGAAATCGATAGATTCGGCTTCGGTTCCGACGGAAATTTCGCGGAGTTAGTCGAGTTCCATACTTTATCTGTTCCTCAAAGAAAAGAAAGAATAGATTCATTCTTACGCAGACCAAACGATAAACGGATCTTCTATGTTAAAAAAGCATTAGAAGAAGGTTATAGCGTAGAGCAGATCCATAACCTTTCCAAAATAGATCCTTGGTTCTTATACCAATTCGAAGACCTACAGAATTTAGAAAAAGAATTTGCTCAAAAAGGGAATTCAGTATTGGGGAAACTGAAAAAAGCGGGATTCTCCAATAGACAATTGGCATTTCTTGCTAAAAAAGCAGAAATAGAAAAGATACTTTCTACTTCGCAAACTCCTGATAAGAAAAAAGCAGAGATAGGTTCTATCCTCAAAAAAGAAGAAAAAAATCTGGAAGAAGTATTAGAATCTTCTAAAATAGAACCGATCTATAAGAGGATCGATACTTGTGCCGGAGAATTCGAAGCTTATACTCCTTATTTCTATTCTTCTTACGATGAAGAAGACGAAACAAATGTAACATCTAAAAAATCAGTGATCATCTTGGGCGGCGGACCGAACAGGATCGGACAAGGGATCGAGTTCGATTATTGCTGTTGCCACGCTTCCTTCGCCCTACAAGATCTGGGAGTGGAATCCATCATGGTGAATTCCAACCCTGAAACAGTCTCTACCGACTACGATACTTCCGACAGATTATACTTCGAACCTCTTACCTTAGAAGATGTAATTCAGATCTATAAGAAAGAAAAACCGGATGGAGTGATTATCCAATTCGGTGGACAAACGCCTCTCAAACTTGCAAAAGATCTGGAAAGTAGGGGAGTTCCGATTTTAGGAACAAGCCCTGATTCTATCGATAGAGCGGAAGACAGAAAACGTTTCGCAGAAGTATTAGAAAAACTGAAATTGATCTCTCCTAAAAACGGAATAGCTACTTCTATGGAAGAAGCTAGAAAGATCGCAAATAATATCACTTATCCTGTGCTTGTTCGCCCAAGTTATGTATTGGGCGGAAGGGCAATGCTTATCATCAGCGAAGAAAAAGAACTGGATAAGTATATGGAGAAGGCTGAAGAAATTTCAGAAGACAGACCATTACTCATAGATTCCTTTTTAGAAGATGCTGTAGAAGTGGATGTAGATGCACTTTGCGACGGCAAAGATGTATTTATCGCAGGGATCATGGAGCATATAGAAGAAGCGGGGATCCATTCAGGAGATTCTGCATGCGTTCTTCCTCCACAATCCTTGTCCAAAAAAGTATTGGATGATATTAGGATCGCGACAAGAGCACTTGCATTAGAATTACAAGTCAAGGGTCTGATCAATATCCAGTATGCAGTTAAGGAAGAAGTAGTTTATGTGATCGAGGTAAACCCTCGCGCTTCCAGAACGGTTCCTTTTGTATCCAAAGCTCTTGGTCATCCTATCGTAAAATATGCTACCCGTATCATGATGGGAGAGACATTAAAACAACTTCCTCTTCCAAAAGAAATGGCATTCCCGACAGTAAATGTGAAGGAAGCAGTATTACCTTTTAATAAATTTCCCGGAGTGGACACAATCCTCGGACCGGAAATGAGATCTACAGGGGAGGTGATGGGAATCGCCGATACCGCTGGGGAAGCATTCTTAAAATCTCAGTACATGGCCGGAGAAGAACTTCCTTCTCAGGGAACTGTATTCGTTTCCGTGAACGATAAGGACAAAAAGGATCTACTCAAGTATATCAAGGATCTTTCCGATTTAGGATTCATTTTGATCGCTACGGAAGGAACTCATAAGTTCTTATCCGAAAATGGAATACTTTCCTCTAAGATCAATAAGGTATACGATAATCAGTTCCCTACTGCATTGGATTATATCCGCGAAAACAAGATCCATCTTATACTGAACACTCCTCTTAGTAGAGTGACCAGAGATGATAGTTTTGCGATTCGCCAAGCAGCAATCCGTTATAAGATACCTTGTTTAACTACTGCAAGTGCAGCTAAGGCTTTGATCAAAGGGATGATAGAGATGACTGATAAAGGTTTCACCATTCGCTCTCTACAAGAGATCCATAGTTCTAAGTAA
- a CDS encoding RsmD family RNA methyltransferase, translated as MKPGKKTKGSKGLRIQTGELKGRLIPSPVSPEGKSNFTPAIIKKSLFDIIESLQLQGRLNLEDSAFIDLFAGSGQMGIESLSRGFARAVFLELAWDRFESLKGVLDKLGKPHLVLRKDAFRFYSGFDIPEKTKVYFMDPPYSFWDKKTEKLKNVVEEIAQNEPGVAAIIVQSPLPLNWEGFTPRSFGRNTLNVRVLA; from the coding sequence ATGAAACCGGGAAAAAAAACAAAAGGTTCAAAGGGTTTAAGGATCCAGACCGGGGAATTGAAAGGAAGATTGATCCCTTCTCCAGTTAGCCCTGAGGGTAAGAGTAATTTTACCCCTGCGATCATTAAGAAATCATTATTTGATATTATTGAATCTCTACAGCTCCAGGGTCGTTTGAATCTGGAAGATTCCGCATTTATAGATCTATTTGCCGGTTCAGGACAAATGGGGATAGAATCATTGAGTAGAGGTTTTGCCAGAGCAGTCTTTTTGGAACTTGCCTGGGATAGATTCGAAAGCCTAAAAGGTGTTTTGGATAAATTAGGAAAACCTCATTTAGTTTTACGCAAAGACGCTTTTAGATTTTATTCCGGCTTCGATATTCCCGAAAAAACAAAAGTGTATTTTATGGATCCTCCTTATTCTTTCTGGGATAAAAAAACTGAAAAATTGAAAAACGTAGTGGAGGAGATCGCCCAAAATGAGCCAGGTGTGGCTGCGATTATCGTTCAGTCTCCTCTTCCTTTGAACTGGGAAGGATTTACTCCTCGTTCTTTCGGAAGGAATACTTTGAATGTCAGAGTTCTGGCTTAA
- a CDS encoding sulfatase family protein: MSEFWLKFKNIIRSEFNSGNPWIHSGVFVFVLTLLCLLTNTSLHVMGVDISEFISLFYGLIPLLLRDLGGVFASSYAFFVGAAILSLGPDFSEWKHGKNIRIYKIYLILSSVLFLLFCGSVSEYPQVYGEFFYYRHSWMVGFLYFITDHFSPFFFKSVLFLFLVVQVARTGLAFWKSKSYISLIRYSVFIILFYSFHLLGSAWGVLVASAFYSFDIQFSRSKKDLAFIAIALFGFGFSFFNRAQENRAVSKEVLEHSSNTNVLIISADSIRQDQLGFVKGEKDKTPNIDRLASESLVFRDHHSTIPRTFPSWADFLSGKYSFEHGIQDMFPDREDRSKLGNSVPTLPGILGKSHRTYVVSSFAGDIFPRANWGFQNVYAPNFSAETLTQQRTIESQVFFLPVLTGTFFGGGEYLSSIRSLPSLGDDSRILTDLFSVFDKKDRPFFALYFSSVTHFPYSPPYPFYKNTDPSYYGPSKYFRFVDPSNSEKPDKREQEQIRSIYSASLTAFDFSVGKILEELKRRGLYDDTLIIFTSDHGESLFEEDHSHGHGEHLRGEGVTKIPLIIKFPKSFERKETRNFKGITTSLDLFPTVLSTLGVPTNPELSLHGRDLTKLPKTDIWPEDRSVYSETGIWFSDRGDHFFQKDRIRYPNILELHTIDPNDGNSVTVSDPYAKETVLFSKHRMLQTGTKKLIYIPSPNGVVYTCYDRISDPWNTKPLPASYCGDLQRKLELLLIGSGKWKKAGDYFLPKSEL, translated from the coding sequence ATGTCAGAGTTCTGGCTTAAATTTAAAAATATCATCCGATCGGAATTTAACTCCGGAAATCCTTGGATCCATTCGGGGGTTTTCGTATTTGTTCTGACCCTTCTATGCCTACTCACCAATACTTCTTTACATGTGATGGGAGTGGATATCAGCGAATTTATTTCTCTTTTTTACGGGCTGATTCCTTTATTGCTGAGAGATTTAGGCGGAGTATTCGCTTCTTCTTATGCTTTTTTTGTAGGAGCAGCGATCTTATCTTTAGGTCCTGATTTTTCCGAATGGAAACATGGAAAGAATATTAGAATATATAAAATTTATCTAATTCTATCTTCTGTTTTATTTCTATTGTTTTGTGGATCTGTTTCCGAGTATCCGCAAGTTTATGGAGAATTTTTCTATTATAGACATTCTTGGATGGTCGGATTTTTATATTTTATTACGGATCATTTTTCTCCCTTCTTCTTTAAATCTGTTCTGTTTTTATTTTTAGTCGTACAAGTGGCCAGAACCGGTTTGGCTTTTTGGAAATCCAAGTCTTACATATCTCTGATTCGGTATTCTGTTTTTATAATATTATTCTATTCTTTCCATCTTTTGGGATCCGCTTGGGGAGTTTTGGTCGCTTCAGCATTTTATTCCTTCGATATCCAATTTTCTAGATCTAAAAAAGATTTGGCCTTTATTGCGATTGCGCTCTTTGGTTTTGGATTTTCTTTTTTTAATCGCGCCCAAGAAAATAGAGCCGTATCTAAAGAAGTTTTGGAACATTCTTCGAATACGAATGTGCTTATCATCTCTGCGGATAGTATCCGCCAGGACCAATTAGGATTTGTAAAAGGAGAGAAGGATAAAACTCCGAATATAGATCGACTTGCTTCCGAATCTCTTGTGTTTCGGGACCATCATTCTACGATTCCTAGAACATTTCCTTCCTGGGCGGATTTTTTAAGCGGAAAATATTCTTTTGAACATGGGATACAGGATATGTTCCCGGATAGAGAAGATCGTTCTAAGTTGGGAAATTCCGTTCCCACACTTCCGGGTATTTTAGGAAAATCTCATAGAACGTATGTGGTTTCTTCATTTGCCGGAGATATTTTTCCGAGAGCGAATTGGGGATTTCAAAATGTATATGCTCCTAATTTTAGTGCGGAAACTTTAACCCAGCAGAGAACGATTGAATCTCAGGTATTTTTTCTTCCTGTTTTGACCGGGACCTTTTTTGGAGGAGGAGAATATCTTTCTTCTATCAGATCTCTTCCTAGCCTGGGAGATGATTCTCGCATTCTTACCGATCTATTTTCAGTATTTGATAAGAAGGATCGTCCCTTTTTTGCTCTGTATTTTTCTTCGGTAACTCATTTCCCTTATAGCCCGCCTTATCCTTTTTATAAGAATACTGATCCGAGTTATTACGGACCTTCTAAATATTTCCGTTTCGTGGATCCGAGTAATTCGGAGAAGCCTGATAAAAGGGAACAGGAGCAAATCCGATCTATTTATTCAGCCTCATTAACCGCCTTTGATTTTTCCGTCGGGAAAATTTTGGAAGAACTGAAAAGAAGAGGGCTGTACGATGATACACTTATCATTTTCACCTCGGATCATGGAGAGTCCTTATTTGAAGAAGATCATAGTCATGGCCATGGAGAACATTTAAGAGGGGAAGGTGTTACCAAAATCCCTCTTATCATCAAATTCCCTAAGTCTTTCGAAAGAAAAGAAACCAGGAATTTTAAAGGGATCACTACTTCTTTAGATCTTTTTCCTACTGTTTTGTCCACTCTAGGAGTTCCAACAAACCCGGAACTTTCTTTGCATGGAAGGGACCTGACCAAACTTCCAAAGACGGATATCTGGCCGGAAGATCGTTCGGTATACTCTGAGACCGGGATTTGGTTCTCGGATCGAGGGGATCATTTTTTTCAGAAGGATAGGATCCGTTATCCGAATATTCTGGAGCTACATACAATCGATCCGAATGACGGGAATAGTGTGACTGTTTCTGATCCTTATGCAAAAGAGACCGTTCTTTTTTCCAAACATAGAATGCTCCAAACCGGGACTAAGAAGCTGATTTACATTCCAAGTCCTAACGGAGTCGTGTATACCTGTTATGATCGAATTTCTGATCCATGGAATACGAAACCTCTTCCTGCTTCTTATTGTGGGGATTTACAACGTAAGTTGGAGCTCCTACTGATCGGTTCAGGGAAATGGAAGAAGGCGGGAGATTATTTCCTCCCAAAATCAGAACTTTGA